In Fusarium oxysporum f. sp. lycopersici 4287 chromosome 9, whole genome shotgun sequence, the genomic stretch CGATCTTTGGTGGGCAACACTATTATCCCATCGGCTGCAAAGACTCCTCGAATTGCAAAGACCCCAGCGGTGGCATCTCCTCCCGTCGTCGCCCCTACCCCTATCCTCGTGCCGATTTCTGTGGCTCGGGGTGTACCTGGCGTTGCTCCTGTCCCACTGCCAGCACCTCTGCCAGTTATTGCACTGGTACCTATAATCGCTAGGGCTCTGGCTACTGCCCTTGCGCCGCGTGTTTCCGATGCCCCCAAGGCTGCTCGACTACCTTtgactcaagaagctcccAAGTCGACGCTAGCTTCAAGGTCAGCAAAAGCTCCCAAGGCTTTGCCGCCGCCTCCCACTAGACTCCTCCTTGGTCAGGCGTAAAGTTGATTGTTGATAAATGGAAGTTCTGCAGGGCATGTGAATCAATTGGTTCGGAAGCTACTGTGTTAACTGGCTTCTCTCGTGAAAGCCCACCTGGTCTCCTCCCTAGGTAGGTGCTTCAGGAATGGCCTCAAGCATTAGTTGGCAAACATATATAGCCCAAACAACAGGAATTGCACCGTAGGCTGAATACAAGTATTGGAAATTTTCTtttgaagatgaaaagaatTCTACTCAAGGCAGCCACAGTTTGGGAATGTATACCACAGTAGCTTTGGCAACTGTCATCCCCGCATCCCCGGTCCTTCCTTCCTTTGATGAACTTGGGTGAGCTACGTACAATCTGCCATTTCCTAGCCACAAGATTCAAAATAGGACCATTAACCGATGAGAGACGGCATCAGTGATGTTCTAAGGGCAAAGGTTGATGTGTCAATTGTTGCACTGGTACGTCTCATCACTAGGACACATCCATGAATATACACATTCTTCAACCTCGCTCCTGTATTGACAATCTCCAAAACTACCTGACTGAATGAAAGACATGGCCAGATAAGCCTCGGTATTTATACCAAGATCTGCTTCCCCTACGATCAATTGTTGACAAAACCTAGGCATGGGGTCTAGGTTTAACGAAAGGCAACCGCCGCTCAAAATTCCCAAGTGTGCTCGACCTTCACCGAGCTCTGCTGAACACCGCCATAAATCAGCGAGAATCCCATTTCTGCCCCGTCCCATATAAATTCGATCTGCAAAGGGGCTTTCAGATCAGCATTCATGTCGGACTTTAACCCGACATCAACGGTCTTCCAGCTGAGTCGACAGACATCTTGATGGTATTGGCCTGCATTCTGCTGTGTGCGGCAGACACGAATACTGAAAACGTCACTGCTGGCGGGATCCTCGGCCGAGAGAGCTTCTGCGGGTATAGGTCGTAGATTAGGGCTGGTGGCGTCAAGGGATTCATTCTGTTTAGAGGATTGTTAGtgatatattaatagtatgAACCTGGAGGAAAAACTAACTTCATGGACAAGCCAGAAGACTGAGTTCCCCTGGCTAGCACGCACTCCCCAGCTAGCTCTGACGATTCTGGAGGTTATTAGGACCGGTTGCTGAATCGCCTGCGCTTTGAGAGCCTGGATAACGGCTCCCCAGGACACAGCATTCCACCTTCATGGCACGGTCAGTTATCTGAGTGTAAGGAAGGGTGGGAGAGTTACCCTTGTCCATCTGGATATTCGAGAATGTTGGTGGTGGGAGAAACTCTGTTCACTGCCTGCGCAATCTTCTGTCGCAGGTAGCCATTCTGGCCGAAACCTCCAGCCACAATGAGGTGCTGGTGATTTTCATGTTAGTGGGCGTCGCTCAATACGAGCTTTAAAAACATTTCACTCACCGCCACGTCCTTCGAAAGCGAGCTGGAGATTTTCtgcatctccatctcgatCAGGCTTGTGATCTTTCCCACAATGGGGTTAAAGACCGAAGCAAGATCACCACTAAATTTCCTGTTAGCATCACGTATATCCATTGCAGCTCATAATACACTGCACGAGTCTCAGTCACTTACTGGGTGAATGTGATATCGTCTCCTTGGCCAACGGGCATTCTTTTGTAGCGGCTCGCAGCCCACTTGATAGGCAGGTAAATATGCTTGGTTGGGAAATTGTCATCAAAGCACCCCTTTATATCAAGCTCCCAGTGGTTGTAGACTATGCCGTGAAGATCCTTTTCTGTCAAGGCCTGGAATGCTCGGGGAGAGGTCATTGTCTCGACCTTGTCCTTTAGAAGTTGCATGAATGCATCGTCAAGAATGCAAGCTCCGGCAAGGATACATTGGCCAGGAAGCACCTCTTTGACACGGAAAGGGCGAACGGAGCATATTTCATAGGCGCCCGTGTCCTTGAGGGGGGATGAGCACCAAACAAAGAAGCTTAGGTAGGGTAACGGAAAACTTACAACGGTACCGCCGCCACAGTCGCAAACGATGACAACATGTCCAGGTTGAAGTTTGGAGATCTAGGGGCGTGTTAAGCATAAACAGATGGCCAAGAGTATGGAAAGTCGTTCTTACTTGTGTCTCTTGTAGGTAGTGTGCCGCAGAAAAGAATGCCAGAGCCGCAGCCTCTGGCTCAGCAAGGAATTTGGGAGCCAGTACCACATTCTCATTGAGGATACGTGCTTCATGGAGGGCTTCATTCATCTTTTGACGAGCATTGCTAGGCCAAACCACAGGAACAGTGACTGTTATCTGGATATAAGGGTCAGGGATTCTTTTTTGAAGCTTGTCACGGAAGACATTCCAGATCTTGCTAATGTAATCCGCTGTAGCATTGACGGCTGTGATATTCATAGCTTCCCGGGTATTGTTTAATTTAATAAACTTGGGTGAGTTTCGTACATCCGATGGTAGATCATCACGATGTAGCAGGCTAAGCTTAAACCATTCGATAGGGATTTCAGAGACCTCGATTTTGGTTGGGATTTTCTGCGACTTTCTGCCGTCAACTTCCCACCAGAAGGATTTCGGTAGATCCGGGTTTTGCGTCAATACTGCATACGAAATTCCAGAAAACCTACAGACTCGAGTGAGCAAAGTGAGTATCAAGAGTTGTGTTGTATGACTTACGTGGTTCCAATATCTAACCCGACAATGACACGGGTTCTGCTCCCGGATTGGGATGGGTTCTCTGAAGAAGCCATATCTCTTTGACATTGAATCGATATAGGTTGAAGGAAAGTCAGATGGAAAGTTTCAGCGTCTGACGGACaggagatgaggaagctTAAGCTGCGCTGGTACTATGAGTACCCCGGGATAGAAGCCTTGCAGGCAGTGCAGCCCATGTATGACTTATCCGATGCATCACAACCTAGACCTTCTGCCCTGCCATGCACGGCAGGCCAGTGAGGATATGATAGGTAACGATATGACTCGTCACGCATCTGTGGGGTCATTACAAGGCATCAATAGAATGAAATGTCGGTCAATCCCAATAGTTTCAGTTGTGGAAcaaggcagaggaggaaagGGATACTGTGCTGGTCAGTGTATCCCAAAACAGCCACTCATCAGGGCATCCTTAACGGAGACTTGCTTGGATACCCGCCCCATGGCTGGAAGCTACATTAGCTCAGTTACATGTCCTGAGTTGCACGTTCAAAACAAGACAATCAAGCCAATGAGAGACGGCATCTGCGATATTGCGAAGGGGAAAGACCATCATGCGGGAGGCACGGACTGTGTGAATAGAGATTTGGCGTTTCTTTGTCCAAGATGCTACCAATGAAGAAACAAGTTCCATCACCCCCTCTTCGTACAATTACaaaaataaaattaaaggTGCAAGATTCATTGACAAGCTTGTTGCTCACCTCTCTAATGCAGATGATGCTAGTCTCGGGTTGCCTCTTGTCCATGCAGCAGACGATCAACAGAGCTGAAACTATCGCAGCAGAGGCGTTGTTTGTCCAGCTACGCACGGCCGCTTGTCATACATAGAAACTCACTGCTTTATCTGGCAGTCGGTGGTGATTGGTTCTGTACTCCTGTGGTCATGTGTTACGGGGATGGGGGGTGGGAAACAAGAGACTGGATTTTGGTGTAAGTCAGCGGGTTGTATTTTTTTCCCCGGAAGGCAATCGACTTTAGACAAGGATGAGTACATAACGTGAAAGGCCGCTCGCACTTTTGAAATCGGTAGCTTTCGAAACAATCCTCCTTTCCCTCAAATTTCTCACACAGCGGCGATCGCgtctttcttccttctcagaACATGGCTGGCCTTCGAAGATCCAAGCGACTGGAGTCTTGCAATCAACCTGGCCAAGACAAAGTCACCAAGATCGCAAGAACGTCAAAGGATCAGGAACAGATGGTTCCAGGGAAGAACAAAAAGACGGGACGGAGCCTCATGGAAGGACCTTCGGACCCAGGGATCGACAGAGTGAGTAGCCACCTTAAAGCCATCTATATTCGGTTCTGAACTGACGTTTTCGAAGGCATCGCTGGATAATCCATCGCCAAATGCATCGGAACAACAGCtgggcaaagaagaagcagtgTGGAAAGAAGCACAGCAAAAGGAAGGACAGGCCAGCGCTAAATTAGCTAGGAGTCAATTCAAGAACCTGGATGACGGTCTTGAAGACTTCCGGCGGCTTGTTCAGTCGGATGTTGGTTTGGGGTATCAACAAGGTTTACTTTTCAAGATGTGGGACAAACTTCATAGTGACATTATGAAGATCTCAGAGGTAGCTGGTTTCAAGGATCTTCCCTGGGATAGTCTTGACGAGGCCGCTCAGCAAAAGTTCATTGGATATTCGCCTCATGCCCAACAGCTCTTTGAGACGCCTCTCATACGTCAATTCATGCTCGCACGTTGGATCTGGGAGATCATTGATGAGAACTTTTTCTCTAGAAAGAGTCAGGACATTGAGTGGACGTCGCCGTATTGGGAAGCCCAAGCCACGATGGAGCGCATCTTACGAGGTaggaaagaagaataagaaaaaaaaagtccCTTAATTCGTGGGCTGACCTTGGCCATAGAGAGAAACTTCTGTCACGACGAGGAAAGACGGAGTGTCCAGTATCCCAACTGGCGATACACCGCAATCGACTTCTATTACTCCCTTGAAGAAGTGGACCAATTTGACAAGAGGATTGAGCCGGGATGCGTGGTCAAGATCGTGGAGAAAGCGGTTGGCCAATACTTCCCTGAGAATCCTGGCCCCTTCTTTACAAAGATGCTCTCACTTCTCGCAGAAACGGTTGTCAGTTTCGAGTTGAAGTTCGACTACGGTCGCCAGACTCTTCGAAATGTGTTTCATGaccccaagaccaaggaggCATATGGATTTCCATTTTCAGCCACAGTCGAGGGATTCCACGCTGGAAACGTGATGCAATTAGTTGGCGGCGACGACGATGCTACATACGATGGTCGGCCTGTCGATCTGGTTGTGTCACCTATGCTGGTGTTTTATGGGGATCTATATGGATATGATTACCACGTTGCGACTGTCGCATTTCCTATGCGAGTGTGTGTTGGATACCGTGACGGCTTTGACCAGGACGAGGTGACTGAGACGGAGGGGGACGGTGAAGAGGAGGTGAAGATAATCAAGGATAAAGAGGGCGGTaaagaggatgaggatgagacgAAGATCGAGGACGAGGAGTAAGTACAGAGGAGCTCCCGCGCTGGAAATCTGATCAGGCGGGAATTTTCGATCTGAGGCTGTATTCCTCTGGGTACCTGATTGTATGTAGAAAGTCATTTGCGTTAGATTATTGGCTTGTTCATTTTTATCTTAATCCTATTTTTGACAAGAGATAAAATGGCGTGTAGCCTGGGGAAAAAAGTGAAGCTCCAGATCATCCATCTTGGCGTAaacttggtgttgacaaAGGTGGGGTCACAGCGGTGTCACTTTCCTTCACGTGACCTCGAGAAAATGTTCGCGGCCAAGCTTCACATTTAGCCCCATCTCGATAGTGAACATCAGATGCAACTCGAGCCTTGACCTCCAGCCCGGTTCGTCCCAATTCATCACCATGGCCCTCCAACCCTGCCGTTCCGGCCTCTGGCGGAGTAGGCATGCCGCCCGCACCCTCATGCCTTGCGTGCGCACCTACGCTACCGACTCGACACCCGAATCCTTCAGGACCAAGACACCGTCTTCCTCTGGTGTCGTGCCACGATGGAGCCAGACGCCTGCCGCTATGAAGGCGCCTCTGCAACTCGACTGGGCAAAGAATCCTCAGAACAAGGTCTGGACTGTCAACAACGACCCCAAGAAGCTGGACGAGGTGTACGAGCGCCTACTGGGTCCTGGGGGCAGCAAACTTCTGCCCGAGGAGCTCAAGTGGTTGGCTGTTACGCACAAGAGCTTTGATCAGGGACGAAGAGGATTCAACGACCGATTGGCGCTTCTAGGTGGGTGGGACGAGGGATGAATGTTGGTCTATGCTGACTCTACCAGGACGAATGACTCTTGTCATGGAGACGACAAAGACAATTGTTGCCCAAAGTCCAATGGGAACACCGAATTTCGACGACGGATTTGATCGCCAGCCATTCGTGCATCCAAATTTGCAATCGGTAGACAATCTCTCCATCAAAGGACCCAAGGATGTTGTCGGCAAGGAGAGACTATCTGGCTTGGCAGCTGAAGTGGGATTGATCGATGTTGTGCGGTGGAAGCCCAAACAGGTACATACATCTGCTGTCCGCGGTAACTAGACTAACGTGCAGTAGGTGCAAAAGCTCCGAGCTTCAGGTGCCGATGTCGTGCTCAACGGtgccatcatggccatcatTGGTGCCATCACATTACAGCATGGAGCAGTAGTGGCATCACAGGTTATCAGAGAGAGGATATTGTCAAGACTACAGGATTGAGCATGGTGAGTGGGTTAATCTGTATCATATCTGTACCATAAGAAAGGTCTGGACCTGTACATGACGGTCTTGCAAGCTGTAAAGATACTCGAGTCTATTAATCAGTCATGAAGCATGTCTATAGGAATTAGGGCTATAAAAGTAACGTCAGGGTATCAAATCATTGCAACAAAGGCGTCTCCTCATCTGCTGTTTGAGCATCCTCTCCATTGTCTTCCTCGTTGTCGTGATGAATGAGATTCTCTCGGTATATCCACCCAACGCACGTTCCAGCGCCAGgtccaacaacaatggaaGTGATGATTGTTGTCAAAGGAACGCGCCACCCAACCTCCACCAACATCCAGTACAGAACGGTCCAGAAGATGAACTGGGCGTTGACTTCAATGAAGACAATGATTGATCTCGTCATTTCTTTGCGGTCGTCGGGTCGAGTCAAGCTCCAGATGAAAGCAACATGAGCCAGAACCGAGCAGATCAAGGGCAGCATGTAAACAAACAACAGAGACCACCGATTGGATGCGAGATGGACGAGTGTTGGGTCAACTCTTCTCAGAGCAGCGATAGTGTGACGAATAATCTGGCGAATGATTTCGACATAGATCgggaagaagagccagatgCCGATCGTCTCGGGAGTTGTATAGAACAGCATAAGAAAAGACGGAAGAAAGTAACCAAGCGCTACACTGATAGGAATAGCCACGAGCTCACTgtcaggaagatgacgacTCGTAAAGATCTGATGCGCATCGCCACCCTCATCTCTCCTCTGTGCATTCAAAACACTTCTCGCACGATGCAGAAACGCAGGAATAATAACAAGCTCCCAGACGACAGCACCACCCACAAGATCAAACACCAACCATGGACCAGTAGGATACGCGATGAGAACATTCGGCGCATTGCAGATACGCGCTGATTCAACGGTGCTCACTGTCAAGAGACCGCCGATAAAGGCCAGCACAACGCCCATGACAGCGCGACTGCGCAGTGAGTGAAGCGCGGCGcggaagaagctgatgagaTAACATAGAGGTGTTCCGAGACCTGGAATGCGACTAACACCAGGAAGGCGGGCGTGAGAGTGGCATTGGGACCAGAGAAGAGCAAAGTTGACGTCTGagtggaggaagagagtGACGATGGTTGCTGCGGCTAGGAGGATTGGGGGGATGATTAGGGAGCGATATGAGAAGTGGTGAATAGGAGCTTTCCGAGGCATGTTGATCGTTTGTGTTGGATTAGTGAtgataagaagaagactgCTGTTAAAGTCTTATTATGAGTTGGGTGATTATTATGGTCATGTGGAAGAGGCTCTCGTGATTAAATTACATGACcatttttggtgttgagatcCACACCATTACACCAACGTTAGGCTTAATGGGGAAATATGGGCAGCAACTTGGCGAATCGTTATCAGATGTTAACCCATGCAACCAGGTATTCATTCACTTATAATGAGATGAGAAAAATATGGCTTTAAGTCTTTCATCAATACCATCTCCTGGTAATGAATGTGATACATTGCAACGACTCGAGCAAGAGTGAAGCAGGAAGCAGCCGACGTGAGAAATAAGTAACTTTTCCTACGTTGAATAAATCTTCAGAGCAAATGGTGCAACCCTTTTTGGCTAATTTTCTACAGCATTGTGGATGTGATGAGCCTtcatctcaacaccattctCAGGCTCAATACGGAACACGATTAAGCTGAGAttaaaggtataatattatacAAACtgatataataaataaggatatatgTATTGCTCTCTTAGTCTTGATACCCTTATTAGGCGTGAACCGTCATAGTGCTCTCAGTGAAAATGTTCATCTCAGTTCTCACCACATTACCATTCAAAACAGCAATCGAGTGGACAGACTCCTTTTGACGGATCCTATCGAATGTAGTTGCCGCTTAAAAATCTTTCTGATTTAAATCCATCGGGAATCTAAGCGATCTTAATCGAGATGTGCCTCTCTTTGGCAACGTACATGTGAAGTGCTACCCTGGGTCTCTCTGAAGATCCATGCATCCTCAGAATTCTTGCTATGCTTCACAGGACAGCTGCATGCAAGCAGTAATCAAGCAGTAATCAAGCACGGTTCTTCAGTCAAGTCATGCAATATTTGCATCTCTGCAGTTTGTAGACCTTCAGGGTATTCATGACCATCCCGTCCTGGAGTCACGCATTTAGCGCTAGATCTTTGTTTGGAGACTGAGAAGAGGTGCGCAACTTATATTTAACCATTCTAGAAAGAATTTATGTTCGTACACCAGATGCTTCTCGTTGCTCAGTGCCCTTATCAGCCAGCTCTGATACTGTCATCTGCGTAACGCGTATAGCTTTGGATGAGCTACCCTATAATACAAAATGGCTACATCAGAGAGAAAACGACTGAAAGGTATGGACTTGGCTGAGTTTTGTTGACGATGAGTTGGCCTTGATCGGCTTTAGTCGGCATTTACGAGGACGCACTCTTGAGCGAGAAGAGCTCATGAACGTAACTGGACTCAAGATTCTGAACGCACGCTCACAAGAGGAGTTTCTTCAAGGGCCTGGTGCAACTGTATAGACCGAGTCCTGTATGCAAGTACACCAAGCATCTTGAGATCATCCGGTTCACAGCAAATGACGATgcgttcttctcttcctggtACTACCAACAGACCAGCCTGCCGATGGATAAGCCGCATGAAACGTACCCCACGTCAAATACATCATGCATCATGATCTCGGCCCATCTTTGACCGTTTCACGCCCGGATTTCAACGTCCGAGGAGGGGAAACCATCTGCATTTGGAGCCAAGCGTCTCGGCAAGACTCATCAGGCAGGTCCGTAGCCACAAACTCATCTGACTGGATGCACAACATGTCGCTACTTAAATTCTCCCGAAGCTCCCGCTGGTAAATAGTCTATGATTCGATGATACCCTGCATCGTTTGATGCTTCTCCGCAGCTGCGGCCCCTCCCCCAGGTTTTAGCGGCAGCAGTGGACCAAGCCCCTCTTCCCGGGGCGGCTAATAGAACCCCGGGAGAAACTGTAGGGTCCAAGGAAGCTCCAGTGGTGGGCTGCGGGAGCTGGAGGAACGGGGGGTACCCGACAACCTAACACATGACACAGAGACAATAACGCAACCCCTCGATTGTTTTGTCTTGTTTTTTATTCCCTCTCTTTTAGAATTCCTCACGTTTGACTGTTTTGTCGCTTTTTGGATACACAGGCCTCAAGCGTTCGGCACTTGAGGTGACGGAGCTAAGCGATCCACTCGTTCCGGTCTCGCAATCGCTCTCATGATTCTTTAATCATGGCAACCCAAATGCTTCGCCCGCTGGCCTCGTCCGCGGTTCCAGCGTCAGCTTCCGAGCTGTGCGCCTCGTCCTTCTTTCTACAGAAGCAATTGAAAGGGTATCGAGTTCAAGGTAGGTTTTGTCTGCCATTGAAGCTCATAGCTAATAAACTTCAGATGTCCTCTCTCGTCGCAAGCAATGGCACAGCACCTTGAGAGCTTCGCCTCGACAGCATGCTCTTGTCGCAGACGTCTCCAAGCCCCTCGCATTGATCCACCATGCTTCTGCACCTCCTCGCAAATATTCCACCGTGGTCCTTCCCAAGACAACTCCCTATGATcatcttgtcgttggtgTTCCAACCGAGATCTTCCCTGGAGAGCGCCGTGTAGCTCTTACGCCTGCCAATGTTGCACTCCTCAAGAAAAAGGGCTTCAAGCAGGTTCTTGTTGAACGTGGTGCTGGTACATCTGCTGATTTCCTCGATGCCGCCTATGAAAAAGCCGGCGCAACTCTTGTCAATGGTCCCAAGGAAGTCTGGTCCAACTCAGACATTGTTCTCAAAGTTCGTGGTCCtggtcttgaagaggttgagtCCATGAAAGAAGGCCAAACCATCATTTCATTCCTCCAGCCCGCTCAGAACAAAGAACTCGTCGAAAAGATTGCCGCTAGAAAAGCTACCAGTTTCGCCATGGACATGATTCCCCGTATCTCTCGAGCTCAGGTCTTTGATGCCCTCAGCAGTATGGCCAACATTGCCGGTTACAAAGCTGTTCTCGAAGCGTCCAATGTCTTTGGTAGATTCCTCACTGGTCAAGTCACTGCTGCTGGAAAGATTCCTCCCTGCAAGGTTTTGGTTATTGGTGCTGGCGTTGCTGGCTTGAGTGCTATTGCTACTGCTCGTCGTATGGGTGCCATTGTCCGTGGTTTCGATACTCGATCTGCTGCTCGCGAACAGGTTCAATCTCTTGGAGCCGAATTCATCGAAGTCGAACTCCAGGAGGATGGATCTGGAGCTGGTGGATACGCTAAGGAAATGAGCAAGGAATTTATCGAAGCTGAAATGAAGCTGTTTAAAGACCAAGCCAAGGaagtcgacatcatcatcacaactgCATTGATCCCTGGAAAGCCTGCCCCGAAACTGCTCAAGAACGATATCCTCGATGTTATGAAACCTGGAAGTGTCATTGTCGATCtggctgctgaagctggaGGCAACTGTGAAGCTACCAAGAAGGGTGAATTGGCCGTTTACAACGATGTCAAGATTATTGGTATGCACACTCCCCTTGCTTGGGGAATCTACTGACATTTTAGGATACACTGATCTTCCCTCTCGTCTGCCAACTCAGTCCTCGACTCTCTActccaacaacatcaccaagttCCTGCTCTCAATGGCCCCTGAACCCAAGGCTTTCGGCATTGATCTATCAGATGAAGTCGTCCGAGGTGCAATCGTTACCCAAGAAGGAGATATTCTGCCACCCGCTCCTCGCGCAgcacctcctcctccacccGTAAAGGCCGAGACAACCGAAGTGACCCCTGAACCTGTAGCTCTGACTCCCTGGCAAAAGAAGACTCGTGAAGTTGCTGGTGTCACCGCTGGTATGGGTAGtatcttggctcttggaaaATGGACCAGCCCTCTTCTCATGTCGAACGCTTTTACATTTGCTCTGGCTAGTCTTATTGGATATCGTGCTGTCTGGGGTGTTGCTCCTGCGCTTCACTCTCCTCTGATGAGTGTCACCAACGCTATTTCCGGTATGGTCGGTATTGGTGGTTTATTCATTCTTGGAGGTGGATTTCTGCCCGAGACTATTCCTCAAGCTTTTGGTGCCCTGAGTGTTTTGCTGGCTTTCGTCAATGTTGGAGGTGGTTTCGTGATCACCAAGCGTATGCTGGATATGTTCAAGCGTGAGTTGTCCGATCTTTAACTCGACCCAGCTAACAGGAATAGGACCTACCGACCCCCCTGAGTACCCCTGGCTCTATGCGATTCCTGCTGTTGTTTGTGGTGGTGGATTCGTGGCTGCTGCATCAACTGGTGCTGCTGGTCTTGTTCAAGCCGGTTATCTTGTCAGCTCTGTTCTCTGCATTGGTTCCATCTCCAGTCTTGCTTCCCAAGCCACTGCTCGCATGGGTAATGCTCTTGGTATTCTTGGTGTCGGTACAGGTGTGTTGGCTAGTTTGCTCGCTGCTGGCTTTACCCCTGAAGTCCTCACCCAGTTTGGTGGTCTTGCTGCACTCGGTACCATCGCTGGTATGCTCATTGGAAAGCGAATCACTCCTACCGATCTCCCTCAGACTGTCGCCGCTCTTCACTCTGTGGTTGGTCTTGCTGCCGTCTTGACCAGCATCGGTAGTGTCATGGCAGACGTGATGGATCCGTCAACTCTCCACCTCGTTACAGCCTACCTTGGTGTTGTTATCGGTGGCATCACGTTTACCGGATCCATCGTCGCGTTCCTCAAGCTCGCCGGCAAGATGACGTCTAAGCCAAAGATCCTGCCTGGACGACATATCATCAACTCAGGATTACTCGCAAGCAACGCAGCCACCATGGGAGCTTTCATCACAATGGCCCCAGGAAGCCCCTTGATTGCAGCGGGAGCACTTGCTGGAAGTACTGTTttgagcttcatcaaggGATACACCACCACATCTGCCATTGGAGGTGCTGACATGCCCGTCGTCATCACTGTTTTGAACGCATACAGTGGCTTTGCTCTTGTCGCCGAGGGTTTCATGCTTGAGAACCCCCTTCTTACCACCGTTGGAGCCTTGATCGGTGTATCCGGTTCAATTCTATCGTACATCATGTGCGTCGCCATGAACAGATCACTGACAAACGTTCTCTTTGGAGGTCTAGGCACGCCAACTGCTGTACAAGAATTTAAACCTCAGGGAGAAGTTACCCAGACTTCTGTAGATGACCTTGCTGATGCACTTCTCAACTCTGAAAAGGTCATTCTCATTGTTGGATACGGTATGGCTGTTGCAAAGGCTCAATACGCCATCTCAGACATTGTTCAGACGCTTCGATCCAAGGGTATCACTGTCCGTTTCGCTATTCACCCTGTCGCAGGCCGCATGCCTGGTCAGTGCAACGTTCTTCTCGCTGAAGCCAGTGTGCCATATGACATCGTCCTGGAAATGGACGAGATCAACGACGACTTTCCCGAGACTGACCTGGCCGTCGTCATCGGCGCCAACGATACCGTCAACCCTATTGCTCTGGAAAAGGGCAGCTCTATTGAGGGTATGCCTGTGCTGCATGCCTGGAAAGCCAAGCAGGTTGTCGTCATGAAGAGAGGCATGGCCAGTGGTTATGGTAAGTCAACCGTCCCCTATCCGAATGCGGCTAACAGGAGCAGCTGATGTTCCAAACCCCATGTTTTACATGCCCAACGCAAAGATGTTGTTTGGAGATGCTAGAGTGACATGTGAAGGTTAGTAATCCGTCCAGTTTCCAAACTCAGCTGACATTTTAGCTATCAAATCTGCAATTGAAGCAAAGTCGTAGATCGTGAGGATTTCCTATGTAGTTCGTATAAGAGAAGAATCTGAAAGACCATAGAGTGCACATTTTCTAGATCTTATACCATGTTCAGCTGTAGAAATAGCAGCTCATC encodes the following:
- a CDS encoding hypothetical protein (At least one base has a quality score < 10), whose product is MAGLRRSKRLESCNQPGQDKVTKIARTSKDQEQMVPGKNKKTGRSLMEGPSDPGIDRASLDNPSPNASEQQLGKEEAVWKEAQQKEGQASAKLARSQFKNLDDGLEDFRRLVQSDVGLGYQQGLLFKMWDKLHSDIMKISEVAGFKDLPWDSLDEAAQQKFIGYSPHAQQLFETPLIRQFMLARWIWEIIDENFFSRKSQDIEWTSPYWEAQATMERILRERNFCHDEERRSVQYPNWRYTAIDFYYSLEEVDQFDKRIEPGCVVKIVEKAVGQYFPENPGPFFTKMLSLLAETVVSFELKFDYGRQTLRNVFHDPKTKEAYGFPFSATVEGFHAGNVMQLVGGDDDATYDGRPVDLVVSPMLVFYGDLYGYDYHVATVAFPMRVCVGYRDGFDQDEVTETEGDGEEEVKIIKDKEGGKEDEDETKIEDEE